One Azoarcus sp. DN11 DNA segment encodes these proteins:
- a CDS encoding acetyl-CoA C-acetyltransferase — translation MAEAYIVDALRSPTGRRKGGLSHVHAVDLGAHVLKALVERNAIPAEEYDDVIFGCVDTIGSQAGDIARTSWLAAGLPLNVPGTTVDRQCGSSQQALHFAAQAVMSGTQDVVAVGGVQTMTQIPISSAMLAGQPLGFPDPFSGSRGWKARFGEQPVNQFYAAQRIADHWHISRAQMEEFALESHRRARAAIAEGRFAREIVPLEGVEHDETPRDTTLAKMAELEPVGPEFPAITAAVSSQTCDASAALLVVSEAALKRYGLTPRARIHHLSVLGDDPIWHLTAPIPATRAALKKAGMTIGDIDRVEINEAFASVVMAWAKETGYDPARTNANGGAIALGHPLGATGARLMTTLLHELERSGGRFGLQTMCEGGGQANVTIIEVLK, via the coding sequence ATGGCTGAAGCCTATATCGTCGACGCCCTGCGCAGCCCGACCGGCAGGCGCAAGGGCGGTCTCTCCCACGTGCATGCGGTCGACCTCGGCGCGCATGTCCTGAAGGCGCTCGTCGAGCGCAACGCGATTCCCGCCGAGGAATACGACGACGTGATCTTCGGCTGCGTCGACACCATCGGCTCGCAGGCGGGCGACATCGCGCGCACGAGCTGGCTCGCGGCGGGCCTGCCGCTCAACGTGCCGGGCACGACCGTCGACCGCCAGTGCGGCTCGTCGCAGCAGGCGCTGCATTTCGCCGCGCAGGCGGTCATGAGCGGCACGCAGGACGTCGTCGCCGTCGGCGGCGTGCAGACGATGACGCAGATCCCGATCTCGTCGGCAATGCTCGCCGGCCAGCCGCTCGGCTTCCCCGATCCGTTCTCCGGCAGCCGCGGCTGGAAAGCGCGCTTCGGCGAGCAGCCGGTGAACCAGTTCTACGCCGCGCAGCGCATCGCCGACCACTGGCACATTAGCCGCGCGCAGATGGAGGAATTCGCGCTCGAAAGCCACCGCCGCGCCCGTGCCGCGATCGCCGAAGGCCGCTTCGCGCGCGAGATCGTGCCGCTGGAGGGCGTCGAGCACGACGAGACGCCGCGCGACACGACGCTCGCGAAGATGGCCGAACTGGAACCGGTCGGGCCCGAGTTCCCCGCGATCACCGCCGCCGTGTCGAGCCAGACCTGCGACGCCTCGGCGGCCCTGCTGGTAGTGTCGGAAGCGGCGTTGAAGCGCTACGGCCTGACCCCGCGCGCGCGCATCCACCACCTCAGCGTGCTCGGCGACGACCCGATCTGGCACCTCACCGCGCCGATTCCCGCGACGCGCGCGGCGCTGAAGAAGGCCGGCATGACGATCGGCGACATCGACCGCGTCGAGATCAACGAAGCCTTCGCGTCGGTGGTGATGGCCTGGGCGAAGGAGACCGGCTACGACCCGGCCCGCACCAACGCCAACGGCGGCGCCATCGCCCTGGGCCATCCGCTCGGCGCCACCGGCGCGCGGCTGATGACCACGCTGCTGCACGAACTGGAACGCAGCGGCGGCCGCTTCGGGCTGCAGACGATGTGCGAAGGCGGTGGCCAGGCCAATGTGACGATCATCGAGGTATTGAAATGA
- a CDS encoding SDR family oxidoreductase, with translation MTKGICDGRTVIITGAGGGLGRAYALAFAAEGANVVVNDIRNEAAVAVASEIREGGGKAIADSNDITRLESAQRIVDAAIEAFGDVHVVVNNAGILRDRMFVSLGEEDWDEVMRVHLKGHFCLANILGRRWRDQAKAGQTVDARIINTSSGAGLQGSIGQSNYSAAKGGIASLTLVQAAELARYGVTANALAPSARTSMTESAMAAVVKKPEDGSFDLWAAENVAPLVVWLGSPLSRHVSGQVFEAQGGRISLCDGWCTGVTRDKGARWEPAEVGAAVDAILAEAVPAQKVWGS, from the coding sequence ATGACAAAGGGTATCTGTGACGGGCGCACCGTGATCATCACCGGCGCCGGCGGCGGCCTCGGGCGCGCCTATGCGCTGGCCTTCGCGGCCGAGGGCGCGAACGTGGTGGTCAACGACATCCGCAACGAGGCCGCCGTGGCCGTTGCGAGCGAAATCCGCGAAGGCGGCGGCAAGGCCATTGCCGATTCGAACGACATCACGCGCCTCGAATCCGCGCAGCGCATCGTCGATGCGGCGATCGAGGCCTTCGGCGACGTGCATGTCGTCGTCAACAACGCCGGCATCCTGCGCGACCGCATGTTCGTGAGCCTCGGCGAGGAGGATTGGGACGAGGTGATGCGCGTGCATCTGAAAGGCCATTTCTGCCTCGCCAACATCCTCGGCCGCCGCTGGCGCGACCAGGCCAAGGCCGGCCAGACGGTCGACGCGCGCATCATCAATACCAGCTCGGGTGCGGGACTGCAGGGCTCGATCGGGCAGTCGAACTACTCGGCGGCGAAAGGCGGCATCGCCTCGCTGACGCTGGTGCAGGCGGCCGAACTGGCACGCTACGGCGTCACCGCCAATGCGCTGGCGCCGTCGGCGCGCACGTCGATGACCGAGAGTGCGATGGCGGCGGTAGTGAAGAAGCCCGAGGACGGCAGCTTCGACCTGTGGGCCGCGGAAAACGTCGCGCCGCTCGTGGTGTGGCTCGGCAGCCCACTGTCGCGCCACGTCAGCGGCCAGGTCTTCGAGGCCCAGGGCGGGCGCATCTCGCTGTGCGACGGCTGGTGCACCGGCGTGACGCGCGACAAGGGCGCGCGCTGGGAGCCCGCCGAAGTCGGCGCCGCGGTCGACGCGATCCTCGCCGAGGCGGTGCCGGCGCAGAAGGTGTGGGGGAGCTGA
- a CDS encoding class I adenylate-forming enzyme family protein has translation MTNIIDALAAARAQLLAPGAPFELVETEIDGRPVKRYRNAFPDLPALIDAGRVHGDKLFVVYRDERWTFARFFAEVDAVAAALLRQGLKRGDRVAIAMRNRPEWAVAFAAAALLGAVPAPLNSFGLRGELRAALADVEPAWLFCDPERLERLEGDTGVPGCRIALVGGTAPQGVSSYQAMACGPAEAFPRPALGPDDPALILFTSGATSQAKGVLSSQRAVCQALFNIDYIGAISAMTSPLAVAAIMQSGLAPTTLTAVPLFHVSGLHAQLLSALRNGRRLVFMHRWDPAQALALIRDEQITQFNGAPSMVAQLLAAPGFDDPAITGSLGGLGFGGAGLPQPLIRSVFAARPNGLSGIGFGLTETNGVGAAGSGELFKYQSRSSGIVSPIIEVRIAGPDGGALLAGEAGEICLRGVTVMQGYWRNAEATRDALVDGWFHTGDVGYLDDEGFLFVVDRIKDVINRSGEKIAAAEVESCLLEHPSVIEAAVFALPDENSGEAVAAAVVVDAPGTVTSDALRAHVAARLAAYKVPVVVHVRSEALPRNPAGKLLKMELKRVYGSSLAESGAQAS, from the coding sequence ATGACGAACATCATCGATGCACTGGCGGCTGCCCGCGCACAACTGCTGGCGCCCGGCGCACCGTTCGAACTGGTTGAAACCGAAATCGACGGGCGGCCGGTGAAGCGCTACCGCAATGCGTTTCCGGATCTCCCCGCCCTGATCGACGCCGGCCGCGTGCATGGCGACAAGCTCTTCGTCGTCTATCGGGACGAGCGCTGGACTTTCGCGCGCTTCTTCGCCGAAGTCGACGCGGTCGCCGCCGCGCTCCTCCGGCAGGGGCTGAAACGCGGCGACCGGGTGGCGATCGCGATGCGCAACCGTCCCGAGTGGGCCGTCGCCTTTGCCGCCGCCGCGCTGCTGGGCGCCGTTCCGGCGCCACTGAACAGCTTCGGCCTGCGCGGCGAGCTGCGTGCAGCCCTTGCAGACGTCGAACCGGCATGGCTGTTCTGCGATCCCGAACGCCTGGAACGCCTCGAAGGCGATACCGGAGTGCCCGGCTGCCGCATCGCGCTCGTCGGCGGCACGGCGCCACAAGGCGTATCGAGCTACCAGGCGATGGCGTGCGGCCCGGCGGAAGCCTTTCCGCGGCCCGCACTCGGTCCGGACGACCCCGCCCTGATCCTGTTCACCTCCGGCGCCACAAGCCAGGCGAAGGGCGTGTTGTCCTCGCAGCGCGCGGTGTGTCAGGCGCTCTTCAACATCGACTACATCGGCGCGATCTCGGCGATGACGTCCCCGCTGGCCGTTGCCGCGATCATGCAAAGCGGCCTCGCACCGACGACGCTCACCGCGGTGCCGCTGTTCCATGTCAGCGGCCTGCACGCGCAGCTCCTGTCGGCCCTGCGCAACGGCCGCCGCCTGGTGTTCATGCACCGCTGGGATCCCGCGCAGGCGCTGGCCCTGATTCGCGACGAGCAGATCACGCAGTTCAACGGCGCGCCGTCGATGGTCGCGCAACTGCTCGCGGCGCCGGGCTTCGACGACCCGGCGATCACCGGCAGCCTCGGCGGGCTCGGCTTCGGCGGCGCCGGCCTGCCGCAACCGCTGATTCGCAGCGTGTTCGCGGCCCGCCCGAACGGCTTGTCCGGCATCGGCTTCGGGCTGACGGAAACCAACGGCGTCGGGGCCGCGGGCTCGGGCGAGCTGTTCAAATACCAATCCCGCAGCTCCGGCATCGTCTCGCCCATCATCGAGGTCCGCATCGCCGGCCCGGACGGCGGCGCGCTCCTGGCGGGCGAAGCGGGCGAGATCTGCCTGCGCGGCGTCACCGTGATGCAGGGCTACTGGCGCAACGCGGAAGCGACGCGCGACGCGCTGGTCGACGGCTGGTTCCACACCGGCGACGTCGGTTACCTGGACGACGAGGGCTTCCTGTTCGTCGTCGACCGCATCAAGGACGTGATCAACCGCAGCGGCGAGAAGATCGCCGCGGCCGAAGTCGAATCCTGCCTGCTGGAGCACCCGTCGGTCATCGAGGCGGCGGTGTTCGCGCTGCCGGACGAGAATTCCGGCGAGGCCGTCGCCGCGGCTGTCGTCGTGGACGCTCCCGGCACGGTCACGTCCGACGCGCTGCGCGCACACGTCGCGGCGCGGCTCGCCGCCTACAAGGTGCCGGTGGTGGTGCATGTGCGCAGCGAGGCCCTGCCGAGGAATCCGGCCGGGAAGCTGCTGAAGATGGAGCTCAAGCGGGTATACGGGAGCTCGCTCGCAGAGTCCGGCGCCCAGGCGAGCTGA
- a CDS encoding MBL fold metallo-hydrolase, which translates to MPDHGLVSEPASAGQEKEAEALEYPFAAPAPDGEVVELAPGILWARIPMPMQLDHINVYLLEDGDGWLVVDTGLNTGKSKALWETIIARHLKGLSLKGLICTHFHYDHAGLAAWFTERFDIPLFMTHGEFFTMRGLNEQVPDPLPVPLRQFYQRAGMPDARIDRMFGALRRDPFMPPHPHAFRRLREGDELRIGGRSWRVIIGEGHSPEHACLYCAADRILIAGDQLLPRITSNVLVSGVEPEANPLKLWLESLERLDRLAPETLVLPSHQLVFRGLNARVREFREHHRHQFGVLHDIVAEAGNCTAFEAMARLFPRILGGADDMLALGETIAHLSWLRYEGELRRVLDDDGAYRFSAAN; encoded by the coding sequence ATGCCAGACCACGGGCTTGTTTCGGAACCGGCGTCGGCCGGACAGGAAAAGGAGGCAGAGGCGCTCGAGTATCCGTTCGCCGCTCCGGCGCCCGATGGCGAAGTCGTCGAGCTGGCGCCCGGCATCCTCTGGGCGCGCATCCCGATGCCGATGCAGCTCGACCACATCAACGTCTACCTGCTGGAGGACGGCGACGGCTGGCTGGTGGTCGACACCGGCCTGAACACCGGAAAGTCCAAGGCGCTGTGGGAGACGATCATCGCCCGCCACCTGAAGGGCTTGTCGCTGAAAGGCCTGATCTGCACCCACTTCCATTACGACCATGCCGGACTCGCGGCGTGGTTCACCGAACGTTTCGACATCCCGCTCTTCATGACGCACGGCGAGTTCTTCACGATGCGGGGGTTGAACGAACAGGTGCCCGACCCGCTGCCTGTGCCGCTGCGCCAGTTCTACCAGCGCGCCGGAATGCCCGATGCGCGCATCGACCGGATGTTCGGCGCCCTGCGGCGCGACCCCTTCATGCCGCCCCACCCGCACGCCTTCCGGCGCCTGCGCGAGGGCGACGAGTTGCGCATCGGCGGGCGCAGCTGGCGCGTCATCATCGGCGAGGGGCATTCGCCGGAACACGCCTGCCTGTACTGCGCGGCCGACCGCATCCTGATCGCCGGGGACCAGCTGCTGCCGCGCATCACATCGAACGTGCTGGTATCCGGCGTCGAGCCGGAGGCGAACCCGCTCAAGCTGTGGCTCGAATCGCTCGAACGCCTCGACCGCCTCGCCCCCGAAACGCTCGTGCTGCCGTCGCACCAGCTCGTCTTCCGCGGCCTCAACGCGCGCGTGCGGGAGTTCCGCGAGCACCATCGCCACCAGTTCGGCGTCCTGCACGACATCGTGGCCGAGGCCGGGAACTGCACCGCGTTCGAGGCCATGGCGCGGCTTTTCCCGCGCATCCTCGGCGGCGCCGACGACATGCTGGCGCTCGGCGAGACCATTGCGCACCTGTCGTGGTTGCGCTACGAAGGCGAGCTGCGGCGCGTGCTCGACGACGACGGCGCCTACCGCTTCAGCGCGGCGAATTGA
- a CDS encoding Rieske 2Fe-2S domain-containing protein has translation MATTKDYRLGEFTYPRGWFMIADAAELNTHKPLAVRFFGKDFALYRGRATGKIVLLDAYCPHMKTHLAAQNTTSYVVIDGGGSNVEGDSIRCPYHAWRFGADGKCDDIPYHQGPIPATACVKSWTVVESLGAIWVWHDPEGGEPEWEHPTLPQWDDPSWVRWTFDHLGVLNQHPQEVIDNICDYGHLSPIHGSTVERYENEFRGHTATQRQCGPHRTLVGADGVSPILHTDTTYHGPGVLISYLTGLYDSVLMITHTPVDDGSIKVWHSLLVKSPGNNAVVTVPDTIAARQFQEASRLSFMQDFEVWMNKAPCLNGLFIPSDGPFMKARIWYKQFYNPRAKKQEFLDQCEGLYVPRGATPYTEPAAAA, from the coding sequence ATGGCCACCACCAAGGATTACCGCCTCGGCGAATTCACCTACCCGCGCGGCTGGTTCATGATCGCCGACGCCGCGGAACTCAACACCCACAAGCCGCTCGCGGTGCGCTTCTTCGGCAAGGACTTCGCGCTGTACCGCGGCCGCGCGACCGGCAAGATCGTGCTGCTCGACGCCTACTGTCCGCACATGAAGACCCACCTCGCGGCGCAGAACACCACGTCCTACGTCGTCATCGACGGTGGCGGCAGCAACGTCGAGGGCGACAGCATCCGCTGCCCCTACCACGCCTGGCGCTTTGGTGCGGACGGCAAGTGCGACGACATCCCCTACCACCAGGGCCCGATTCCGGCCACCGCCTGCGTGAAATCCTGGACCGTCGTCGAGAGCCTGGGCGCGATCTGGGTGTGGCACGACCCGGAAGGCGGCGAGCCCGAGTGGGAGCACCCGACGCTGCCGCAATGGGACGACCCGTCCTGGGTGCGCTGGACGTTCGACCACCTCGGCGTGCTGAACCAGCACCCGCAGGAAGTCATCGACAACATCTGCGACTACGGTCACCTCAGCCCCATCCACGGCTCGACCGTCGAGCGCTACGAGAACGAGTTCCGTGGCCACACCGCCACGCAGCGCCAGTGCGGTCCGCACCGCACCCTGGTCGGTGCGGACGGCGTGAGCCCCATCCTCCACACCGACACCACCTACCACGGCCCCGGGGTGCTGATTTCGTACCTGACCGGCCTCTACGACTCGGTGCTGATGATCACCCACACCCCGGTCGACGACGGTTCGATCAAGGTCTGGCACTCGCTGCTCGTGAAGTCGCCGGGCAACAACGCGGTGGTGACGGTGCCCGACACGATCGCCGCGCGCCAGTTCCAGGAGGCCAGCCGCCTCTCGTTCATGCAGGATTTCGAGGTGTGGATGAACAAGGCCCCGTGCCTCAACGGTCTCTTCATCCCCAGCGACGGCCCCTTCATGAAGGCGCGCATCTGGTACAAGCAGTTCTACAATCCGCGCGCGAAGAAGCAGGAATTCCTCGACCAGTGCGAGGGGCTGTACGTGCCGCGCGGCGCAACGCCTTACACGGAGCCGGCCGCTGCGGCCTGA